Proteins encoded in a region of the Orenia metallireducens genome:
- a CDS encoding PilN domain-containing protein, translated as MINLLPPDYPRPRSFNEKLMVLIILFSFLTVLLSITTFYIDKRLQNKAIENKIDIVEEKIFEISAETKDLKKIEIQKEKLAKSLARRDKVVGKNIYWSIILNKLRGIVPDNSWLVRLSIKEHKELTIEGYTINGDDLKLMVDNLRDSEVFLNIKLNIINQEEIRYSKDYQPAEGFYYKITGEINQKLELADLEKRGDDTEI; from the coding sequence ATGATAAATTTATTACCTCCAGATTATCCAAGACCAAGAAGTTTTAATGAAAAGTTGATGGTATTAATAATTCTTTTTAGCTTCTTAACAGTATTATTATCGATAACAACCTTTTATATAGATAAAAGACTACAAAATAAAGCTATTGAAAATAAGATAGATATAGTAGAAGAGAAGATATTTGAGATTAGTGCTGAAACTAAAGATTTAAAAAAGATTGAAATTCAAAAAGAGAAGTTAGCAAAGAGTTTGGCAAGAAGAGATAAGGTTGTAGGTAAGAATATTTATTGGTCTATTATATTAAATAAGTTAAGGGGTATTGTTCCTGATAATAGCTGGTTAGTGAGATTAAGTATAAAAGAGCATAAAGAACTTACTATTGAAGGCTATACGATTAATGGTGATGATTTAAAATTAATGGTAGATAATTTGAGAGATTCAGAAGTCTTCTTAAATATTAAGTTAAATATTATTAATCAAGAAGAGATACGTTATTCTAAAGATTATCAGCCAGCTGAAGGCTTTTATTATAAGATTACTGGAGAGATAAATCAGAAGCTAGAATTAGCTGATTTAGAGAAGAGGGGTGATGATACTGAGATTTGA
- the pilO gene encoding type 4a pilus biogenesis protein PilO, which produces MILRFDRLQPREKFMISLLILIIVIGGVYYLFSSQVKKINENKDKLETSINKLRIMNTRLSKNQLLKEEYKGLLKELESRQKNFLEKGKESDLLLDLNNLAMKRNVKILSIEPKEIIQEDIYLKIPAEVRLRGTYNQIVNYIEDVKYLNYLTRIENLNVKTSNKADYLEAKITLLSYALDRKGDIQ; this is translated from the coding sequence ATGATACTGAGATTTGATAGATTACAACCCCGAGAGAAGTTTATGATAAGTTTACTTATATTAATAATTGTAATAGGGGGAGTTTATTACTTATTCAGCTCACAGGTTAAGAAGATAAATGAAAATAAAGATAAACTCGAAACGTCTATTAATAAATTAAGGATTATGAATACTAGGTTATCTAAAAATCAGCTTTTAAAAGAAGAATACAAAGGTTTATTAAAGGAATTAGAGAGTAGGCAGAAAAACTTTTTAGAGAAGGGTAAAGAGAGTGATCTATTACTTGATTTAAATAATTTGGCTATGAAAAGGAATGTTAAGATATTAAGTATTGAACCTAAAGAGATAATCCAAGAGGATATCTACCTAAAAATACCAGCAGAGGTTAGATTAAGAGGAACTTATAATCAGATTGTAAATTATATAGAGGATGTGAAGTATTTAAATTATTTAACAAGGATAGAGAATTTAAATGTTAAGACTTCTAATAAAGCAGATTATTTAGAGGCTAAAATAACCTTGTTAAGTTATGCGCTAGATAGGAAGGGTGATATACAGTGA
- the pilM gene encoding type IV pilus assembly protein PilM: MGIFNSLKKRFKLFKDKNLIGLDIGDETIKLTEVYSSWGNIVLNNLAIIPVPDDTVKNGDLNNIIKLEEKLGKVLKEKEFQAKKVVAAISGEQVISRMVDIPNMSEEELNQAVKWEASEKLPIQIEDAVLDYEILERKEGRGYQVLLIAVKKDLINKYLRLFESLGLEPVAIEIEPIAMARTIDKLYMARTIGVIDIGIKTTDISILNEGKLLFTRTIGLGGESITEDISETHNYSFEEAEDYKKRNNLFNNNDTNLIVRNLITSIYRSLDYFQVKYKGVDIDKVVLTGGGANLMGFDRYLTKEFGVRVEKLNLSYRLRSELASDKYLSEVAQLLGVSVGLALREEGKNDKFITSRLSKTKKF; the protein is encoded by the coding sequence ATGGGGATATTTAATTCACTAAAGAAGAGGTTTAAATTATTCAAGGATAAAAATTTAATTGGTTTGGATATTGGTGATGAAACTATTAAGTTAACAGAGGTTTATAGTAGTTGGGGTAATATAGTTTTGAATAATTTAGCTATTATCCCTGTACCAGATGATACTGTTAAAAATGGTGATTTAAATAATATAATCAAGTTAGAAGAGAAATTGGGTAAGGTTTTAAAAGAGAAGGAATTTCAAGCTAAAAAAGTGGTAGCGGCGATCAGTGGAGAGCAGGTAATCAGTAGGATGGTTGATATTCCTAATATGTCTGAAGAAGAGCTTAATCAAGCAGTCAAATGGGAAGCTAGTGAGAAGCTACCAATCCAAATTGAAGATGCAGTTTTAGATTATGAAATCTTAGAGAGAAAGGAAGGTAGAGGATATCAGGTCTTATTAATTGCAGTAAAGAAGGATTTAATCAATAAATATTTACGTCTATTTGAATCTTTAGGATTAGAACCGGTAGCTATAGAGATAGAACCGATAGCTATGGCTAGAACTATTGATAAATTATATATGGCTAGAACTATTGGGGTTATAGATATTGGAATTAAAACTACAGATATATCTATTTTAAATGAAGGTAAATTATTATTTACTAGGACTATTGGATTAGGTGGAGAGAGTATAACTGAGGATATCTCTGAAACCCATAATTACTCTTTTGAAGAGGCTGAGGATTATAAGAAGAGAAATAATTTGTTTAATAACAATGATACTAATCTAATTGTAAGGAATTTAATTACATCTATATACCGTTCCTTAGATTATTTTCAAGTTAAATATAAGGGTGTTGATATTGATAAGGTAGTTCTCACAGGTGGAGGAGCAAATTTGATGGGATTTGATAGATATTTAACCAAAGAGTTTGGGGTAAGGGTAGAGAAGCTAAATCTATCCTACCGCTTAAGGTCAGAGTTGGCTAGTGATAAATATTTATCAGAGGTGGCACAGTTATTAGGAGTAAGTGTTGGACTTGCATTAAGGGAGGAGGGAAAAAATGATAAATTTATTACCTCCAGATTATCCAAGACCAAGAAGTTTTAA